The Gemmatimonadetes bacterium SCN 70-22 genome includes a region encoding these proteins:
- a CDS encoding X-Pro dipeptidyl-peptidase — protein sequence MRHVLGLILAIQLFLAAPLGAQDSAFTRTDAMIPMRDGVKLYTRIFAPTAGSGPFPFIFIRTPYGIDGSSPQSVARSYDFLARDGYVFVFQDIRGKFHSEGAFEMQRPPRRDRSDPRAIDESTDAYDSIEWLVHNVPNTVPRVGMTGVSYPGWLTAMAMLDPHPALKAVSPQASPADMWIGDDFHHNGAFRLSYGFEYATMMESGKDVQQFRFDTWDTYDWYLRLGSLATVNDSILKGRIPTWNDFARRPNYDAFWQRQAMTGYLARVTVPTLNVAGWWDQEDFYGPITIYRELERRDTSRQNFLVVGPWNHGGWMRGDGSSLGPIQFGQATGQFFRDSIMAPFFAQHLHQRGAVHLAEATVFEAGSNTWRRYDAWPPRAGVTPRAFYFRERGRLSTEPPPRATAASAAREFDSYVSDPGKPVPYRARPIPATYDPRGSGWSTWLTEDQRFVHNRPDVLSYDTGVLDDDVTIAGDISVTLHAATTGSDADWIVKLIDVYPDTGMSPLRMNGYQFMVANEVFRGRFRQSFERPSPITPNTVTEFTVDLHTQAYTFRKGHRVMVQVQSTWFPLIDRNPQKFVPNIFEAKASDFTVATQRIHRSARHASRIVLPVVSRVAQ from the coding sequence ATGCGGCACGTGCTCGGGCTGATCCTGGCGATCCAACTCTTCCTTGCAGCGCCACTCGGGGCCCAGGACTCGGCGTTCACGCGCACCGACGCCATGATCCCGATGCGGGACGGGGTGAAGCTGTACACCCGCATCTTCGCGCCCACGGCCGGATCGGGCCCCTTCCCGTTCATCTTCATCCGCACCCCCTACGGGATCGACGGATCGAGTCCGCAGAGCGTGGCGCGCAGCTACGACTTCCTGGCGCGCGACGGCTACGTCTTCGTCTTCCAGGATATCCGAGGGAAGTTCCACTCCGAGGGGGCGTTCGAGATGCAGCGCCCCCCGCGCCGCGACCGCAGCGACCCGCGGGCCATCGACGAGTCGACCGATGCGTATGACAGCATCGAGTGGCTCGTGCACAATGTGCCCAACACCGTTCCGCGCGTCGGCATGACCGGGGTGTCGTATCCCGGATGGCTCACGGCGATGGCGATGCTCGACCCGCACCCCGCGCTCAAGGCGGTGTCGCCGCAGGCGTCGCCGGCCGACATGTGGATCGGCGACGATTTCCATCACAACGGGGCGTTCCGGCTGAGCTATGGCTTCGAGTACGCCACCATGATGGAGAGCGGGAAGGACGTGCAGCAGTTCCGCTTCGACACCTGGGACACCTACGACTGGTACCTTCGCCTGGGGTCGCTCGCGACCGTCAACGACTCGATCCTCAAGGGACGGATCCCGACGTGGAACGACTTCGCGCGGCGGCCGAATTACGATGCCTTCTGGCAGCGGCAGGCCATGACGGGATACCTCGCGCGCGTCACCGTCCCCACCCTGAACGTGGCGGGGTGGTGGGATCAGGAGGATTTCTACGGCCCCATCACCATCTACCGCGAGCTGGAACGGCGCGACACCAGCCGCCAGAACTTCCTGGTCGTCGGGCCGTGGAACCACGGCGGCTGGATGCGAGGCGACGGAAGCTCGTTGGGCCCCATCCAGTTCGGGCAGGCCACGGGGCAGTTCTTCCGGGATTCCATCATGGCGCCGTTCTTCGCCCAGCACCTCCACCAGCGCGGTGCGGTGCACCTGGCGGAGGCGACCGTCTTCGAGGCCGGGAGCAACACGTGGCGGCGCTACGACGCGTGGCCGCCGCGCGCCGGGGTCACGCCACGGGCGTTCTACTTCCGGGAGCGGGGGCGCCTCTCCACCGAGCCGCCGCCGCGCGCGACGGCCGCGTCCGCCGCACGCGAGTTCGACAGCTACGTCTCGGATCCCGGCAAGCCGGTGCCGTATCGCGCCCGCCCCATCCCCGCCACCTACGACCCCCGCGGCTCCGGCTGGTCCACCTGGCTCACGGAGGACCAGCGCTTCGTCCACAACCGCCCGGACGTCCTCAGCTACGACACCGGCGTCCTCGACGACGACGTCACCATCGCCGGGGACATCAGCGTGACCCTCCACGCCGCCACCACCGGCAGCGACGCCGACTGGATCGTGAAGCTGATCGACGTCTACCCCGACACGGGCATGTCGCCGCTGCGAATGAACGGCTACCAGTTCATGGTGGCCAACGAGGTGTTCCGCGGGCGCTTCCGCCAGAGCTTCGAGCGCCCGTCGCCCATCACGCCGAACACGGTGACGGAGTTCACCGTCGACCTCCACACGCAAGCCTACACGTTCAGGAAGGGGCATCGGGTGATGGTACAGGTGCAAAGCACCTGGTTCCCCCTCATCGACCGCAATCCGCAAAAGTTCGTCCCGAACATCTTCGAGGCGAAGGCCAGCGACTTCACCGTGGCGACGCAGCGCATCCATCGCTCGGCGCGCCATGCGTCGAGGATCGTGCTCCCGGTCGTGAGTCGGGTGGCACAATAG
- a CDS encoding enamine deaminase RidA, which yields MEIVETSAAPLPAGHYSQAIVHDGVVYVAGQLPIVPGSSDRTVGSMEQQTEQTLRNVEAILKAAGSGLDKVLQMTIYVSDISLWGEVNIAYARVMGAHKPARAVVPVKDLHYGYQIEIQAVAAR from the coding sequence ATGGAAATCGTGGAAACCAGCGCCGCGCCGCTGCCGGCCGGCCACTACTCGCAGGCCATCGTGCACGACGGCGTCGTCTATGTCGCGGGGCAGCTCCCCATCGTCCCCGGGAGCAGCGACCGCACCGTGGGATCGATGGAACAGCAGACGGAGCAGACCCTGCGCAACGTGGAGGCGATCCTGAAGGCGGCAGGGAGCGGCCTGGACAAGGTGCTCCAGATGACGATCTACGTGAGCGACATCTCGCTCTGGGGCGAGGTGAACATCGCGTATGCGCGCGTCATGGGCGCACACAAGCCGGCCAGGGCCGTGGTCCCGGTCAAGGACCTGCACTACGGGTACCAGATCGAGATCCAGGCGGTCGCGGCCCGGTAG
- a CDS encoding fumarylacetoacetase, with protein MLNETHAPHLRSWVASANDGVSDFPVQNLPYGVFRRRGSDEPWRVGVAIGTMILDVAAAHAHGVLDGEASRAATTCASPSLNGLMSLGPSAWTALRRAVSALLRDDTVSGKAAQPLAPALLVAQHDADVRLPADIAGYTDFYASVYHATNVGAMFRPDNPLLPNYKWVPIGYHGRTSSIVISGTPIKRPVGQLGGEGGAPPVVAPTRRLDYEAELGVFVGPGNSLGGTIPIDEAPQQLFGVALLNDWSARDIQAWEYQPLGPFLAKNFATTLSPWVVTFEALAPFRVPAYARPAGDPAPLPYLLDAGDQAHGGVDITVEVWLRSARMHAAGEAPVRLSSGSARDMYWTMAQLLTHHASNGCNLQPGDLLGSGTISGPERGNRGCLLELTWRGSEPVRLPNGEERRFLEDGDEVTLRGHCTRPGYVRIGFGDCTGEVRAASTATF; from the coding sequence ATGCTCAACGAGACGCATGCACCACACCTGCGCTCCTGGGTCGCCAGCGCCAACGATGGCGTGAGCGACTTTCCCGTGCAGAACCTCCCGTACGGGGTCTTTCGCCGGCGCGGGAGCGACGAGCCGTGGCGGGTGGGGGTCGCCATCGGGACGATGATCCTCGACGTGGCGGCGGCGCACGCCCATGGAGTGCTGGATGGCGAGGCCTCGCGGGCGGCGACGACCTGTGCCTCCCCGTCGCTCAACGGGCTCATGTCGTTGGGACCGTCGGCCTGGACCGCGTTGCGACGCGCGGTGAGCGCGCTGCTGCGCGATGACACGGTGAGCGGGAAGGCGGCCCAGCCCCTCGCGCCGGCGCTGCTGGTGGCCCAGCACGATGCGGACGTGCGTCTACCGGCGGACATCGCGGGATACACCGACTTCTACGCCTCGGTGTACCACGCCACCAACGTGGGGGCGATGTTCCGCCCCGACAACCCGCTCCTTCCCAACTACAAGTGGGTCCCCATCGGCTATCATGGCCGGACGTCGTCGATCGTGATCAGCGGGACGCCGATCAAGCGCCCGGTGGGGCAGCTGGGCGGCGAGGGGGGGGCGCCCCCGGTGGTGGCCCCCACGCGCCGCCTCGACTACGAGGCGGAGCTCGGAGTCTTCGTCGGCCCGGGCAACTCGTTAGGCGGCACGATCCCCATCGACGAGGCACCGCAGCAACTCTTCGGGGTCGCCCTCCTCAACGACTGGTCGGCCCGCGACATCCAGGCGTGGGAATACCAACCGCTGGGGCCGTTCCTCGCCAAGAACTTCGCCACGACGCTCTCCCCCTGGGTCGTCACGTTCGAGGCCCTGGCGCCCTTTCGCGTCCCGGCGTATGCGCGACCGGCCGGGGACCCCGCGCCGCTCCCCTACCTCCTGGATGCAGGCGACCAGGCCCATGGGGGCGTCGACATCACCGTCGAGGTCTGGTTGCGCAGCGCGCGCATGCACGCCGCCGGCGAGGCCCCGGTGCGGCTCTCGAGCGGGAGCGCGCGCGACATGTACTGGACCATGGCGCAACTCCTCACCCACCACGCCAGCAACGGGTGCAACCTGCAGCCGGGCGACCTGCTGGGGAGCGGGACCATCTCCGGTCCGGAACGTGGAAACCGGGGGTGCCTCCTCGAGCTGACCTGGCGGGGGAGCGAGCCGGTGCGGCTCCCGAATGGCGAGGAGCGGCGCTTCCTCGAGGACGGCGACGAGGTCACGCTGCGCGGGCATTGCACGCGACCGGGATATGTTCGCATCGGCTTCGGCGACTGCACGGGCGAAGTGCGCGCCGCCAGTACCGCCACCTTCTGA